A single Dermacentor albipictus isolate Rhodes 1998 colony chromosome 3, USDA_Dalb.pri_finalv2, whole genome shotgun sequence DNA region contains:
- the LOC135898927 gene encoding tropomyosin Mac r 1.0101-like gives MSKRSERLSADRPTVEGSERASRSPADGDLDPDADELERLRCSSVQTEQVIAERNRRNARQPSAGYPGLAFGGSVFSSSTLMRFRLIANELHNITNVQLKRAEGEVSALRNRINALGENLGREETELRQASQEVSLVRMESQQEEGDGKEDGEMSLLDTQLIESKLRYEAVARQIALLDAEFEPTKAASPCGAENDSSSVASTSDAAAPV, from the coding sequence ATGAGTAAGCGGTCGGAACGACTGTCCGCGGATCGGCCGACGGTCGAGGGCTCGGAAAGAGCCAGCCGATCGCCGGCTGACGGCGACTTGGACCCGGACGCTGACGAACTCGAGCGATTGCGCTGCTCGAGCGTGCAAACGGAGCAAGTGATCGCCGAGCGCAACCGTCGCAATGCCCGGCAGCCCAGCGCCGGTTACCCGGGGTTGGCGTTCGGCGGCTCGGTGTTCTCGTCCAGCACACTGATGCGCTTCAGGTTGATTGCCAACGAGCTGCACAACATTACCAACGTGCAGCTTAAGCGTGCCGAGGGCGAGGTGTCGGCGCTGCGCAACCGCATCAACGCGCTCGGGGAGAACCTGGGCCGCGAGGAGACTGAACTTCGCCAGGCGAGCCAGGAGGTGTCACTCGTCAGAATGGAAAGTCAACAGGAGGAAGGCGACGGCAAAGAGGACGGTGAGATGTCGCTGCTCGACACGCAGCTGATCGAGTCTAAACTCAGGTACGAGGCTGTTGCCCGGCAAATCGCGCTTCTCGACGCCGAGTTCGAACCGACCAAGGCAGCTTCGCCGTGTGGTGCCGAAAACGACTCAAGCTCAGTGGCGTCGACGTCTGACGCCGCCGCACCTGTTTGA